The stretch of DNA AAATTCCATCCGGTATTCTACTATCTGCCACGGGTTCAAAGAAATTTTCCTGCGTTACTTTAATAGAGAACATTCTCTTCCCGTTCTGATAGAATACGTGAGAATCTTCTTCCAGTCTTTGTTCAACTTCACCAAAAATAAGAGAGGGTATTATGACCATCATCACAAATAAAAGCAATATTTTCTTCATCATTAAATTGTCCCTTTTATTTTGCTGATTGATTCTGTCCAGATGAATTCTCTACAACTTGTATATCCAATCCCTCTAATGCCTTCGTTGCCAAAGCTTGAACATTTACCAAAGGCAATATTACTGAACCAAGACCAGCATTTGCCAAAAAAGAAGTAATTGCTCCCCTTAAATAAGGCAAAAGAATAGCAGGCATTTGAAACTTAACAACCGTATTCTCCTCTTCTTTTGTCAATCTATTCATACTACTACTTTCAACTTTAAATATCCCACTAATACCAGTTTCAAGCGAAATAAGAGCTTTTTTATCCCCATTCCCTTCTTGGTTATCAAGGGATATACTACCGCTTAGTCCACAAATATAATAATTTCTATCTTTAAAATAAATGGGTTGGCGAATACCAATTTTAAAGTTCCAAAGTGCAGGTTTTATATTGCCTGCAACCTCCAATAAATTCAAATTTTTTATCATTTCGTAATTGAAGGAATCTACTTTATATGAAAGAAATTTGAACACGGATGTTATGCCGCTATCGGCATTTCCATCTGAGATGTTATCAACCATTCTTTTTCCCCTCCTTCAAAATAATTAGTTTCTTGCACACTATAAGATGCGAATGGAAAGTCTATATAACTATTGGAGTTATAGGGCACCTCTTGTTCCAAC from Elusimicrobiota bacterium encodes:
- a CDS encoding protein-export chaperone SecB translates to MVDNISDGNADSGITSVFKFLSYKVDSFNYEMIKNLNLLEVAGNIKPALWNFKIGIRQPIYFKDRNYYICGLSGSISLDNQEGNGDKKALISLETGISGIFKVESSSMNRLTKEEENTVVKFQMPAILLPYLRGAITSFLANAGLGSVILPLVNVQALATKALEGLDIQVVENSSGQNQSAK